A single Xiphias gladius isolate SHS-SW01 ecotype Sanya breed wild chromosome 18, ASM1685928v1, whole genome shotgun sequence DNA region contains:
- the gpr37l1b gene encoding G-protein coupled receptor 37-like 1 produces MAPSVGLWLCLYLSLLFTDAKSVGQHDGQHGLDKPSSLQPFWTTKQLEAQGDTHTPDQSLPLPEMLDLDAEQHRRLARGADEEEQQSTFSQSFENDSVTTPQATEFTNVTNVAAGGGGGDDDDDDVNFHGNTSSSDHDAPGLFNPFYPLVESSYAAYAVLFLAGLVLAVGVVGNMAVMCIVWNNYYMRSAWNYLLASMAFWDFLVLVLCLPVVVLNQLSHRRILGDITCSMVPYMEVVSLGITSFTLCALGIDRFHAATSSSQPKARRVERCRSVLLKLLLVWLAALLLSSPEIFLWQLSQAVSPSTGRLVDSCTITPSSPLSLYLPDSLHSLLLRYHQGRMWWCFGCYFCLPVLFTVLCQLATRNVNSDYSSAQKQRNQDDRSSNQKRQQHQAVERQLNCTLLALAVVYGICALPEHVCNITLAYTHITVSEDTAAMLALLHHFLLFFKSSVTPVLLLCLCKALGQAFMDCCCCCCQECQPTTTQGSPGSAQVKLKAANEPSIFFDKAKDTSAILSISS; encoded by the exons ATGGCTCCGTCTGTCGGTCTGTGGCTGTGTCTGTACCTGTCGCTGCTGTTTACGGATGCAAAGAGTGTTGGGCAACACGACGGCCAGCACGGCCTTGATAAACCCTCCTCCCTGCAACCCTTTTGGACCACAAAGCAGCTCGAAGCTCAGGGCGACACCCACACCCCTGACCAAAGCCTCCCCCTCCCCGAGATGCTGGATCTAGATGCGGAACAGCACCGCCGTCTGGCCCGCGGTGCCGACGAGGAGGAGCAACAGTCCACCTTCAGCCAGTCCTTCGAGAATGACTCAGTGACGACGCCTCAGGCCACCGAGTTCACCAACGTGACAAACGTAGCAGcagggggtggtggtggggatgatgacgatgatgatgtaAATTTCCATGGAAACACCTCCAGCTCCGACCACGATGCCCCGGGACTCTTCAACCCGTTCTACCCACTGGTGGAGAGCTCGTACGCGGCCTACGCCGTCCTGTTCCTGGCTGGCCTGGTGCTGGCAGTGGGTGTGGTGGGAAACATGGCGGTGATGTGCATTGTCTGGAACAACTACTACATGAGGTCCGCCTGGAACTACCTGCTGGCCAGCATGGCATTCTGGGACTTCTTGGTCCTGGTGCTCTGCCTCCCCGTGGTGGTCCTAAACCAGCTCTCCCATAGGAGGATCCTGGGTGACATCACCTGCAGCATGGTGCCTTATATGGAG GTCGTGTCTCTGGGCATCACCTCCTTCACTCTGTGCGCTCTGGGTATCGATCGCTTCCACGCTGCCACCTCCTCATCCCAGCCGAAGGCTCGGCGGGTGGAACGCTGCCGCTCGGtgctgctgaagctgctgctggtgtggcTCGCCGCTCTTCTGCTGTCCAGTCCCGAGATCTTCCTGTGGCAGCTGAGCCAGGCCGTGTCCCCCTCCACCGGCCGGCTGGTGGACTCCTGCACCATCACCCCCTCATCTCCTCTGTCCCTCTACCTACCTGACTCCCTCCACTCCCTGCTGCTCAGGTATCACCAG GGTCGTATGTGGTGGTGTTTTGGCTGCTACTTCTGCCTCCCCGTCCTCTTCACCGTCCTCTGCCAGTTGGCCACCCGCAACGTCAACAGCGACTACAGCTCCGCCCAAAAGCAGCGCAACCAGGACGACCGCTCCTCCAATCAGAAGCGTCAGCAGCACCAGGCGGTGGAGAGGCAGCTGAACTGCACGCTGTTAGCGTTAGCTGTGGTGTACGGCATCTGCGCTCTGCCCGAACACGTCTGCAACATCACGCTGGCCTACACGCACATCACCGTCTCCGAGGACACGGCCGCCATGCTGGCTCTGCTACATCACTTCCTGTTGTTCTTCAAGTCATCGGTGACAccggtgctgctgctgtgtctcTGTAAG GCTCTCGGTCAGGCCTTCatggactgctgctgctgctgctgtcaggaGTGTCAGCCAACCACAACTCAAGGCTCACCAGGCTCCGCCCAGGTCAAACTGAAGGCAGCAAATGAGCCGTCCATCTTCTTCGATAAGGCTAAAGATACGTCGGCCATCTTGTCCATCTCCAGCTAG